One genomic region from Glaciimonas sp. PAMC28666 encodes:
- a CDS encoding type II secretion system protein J — MVINRYCVETITGQACHAPRTARGFTLIELIIAITILAMVAVLGWRGLDGIVRARSALTEEMEQTRGLQLTFAQVQSDCTHLAPDSLLPTRPTLLIASDRFLMVRLVFVEQQPIQVQVVDYRLRDGFLTRQETIATRDLTVLDAMWQAALNDAEQSAGNSTASGTPNGQAVVLQSNIASMQMQLWGSDGLGWRPPAAAANSTAAILVNGVRINRWTGLEIALQPRDRAGSMLKAFLLGAA, encoded by the coding sequence ATGGTCATTAATCGTTACTGCGTGGAAACGATTACCGGCCAGGCGTGTCATGCGCCCCGCACGGCGCGGGGTTTTACGCTGATTGAACTGATCATTGCCATCACCATACTGGCGATGGTGGCTGTGCTGGGCTGGCGCGGGCTCGATGGCATCGTACGAGCGCGCAGTGCGTTGACCGAGGAAATGGAACAAACACGTGGTTTGCAACTGACGTTTGCTCAAGTCCAAAGTGATTGTACGCACCTGGCACCGGATAGTTTGCTGCCGACCCGTCCTACCCTGTTGATCGCTTCTGATCGTTTCCTGATGGTCCGGCTGGTATTTGTCGAGCAGCAACCGATCCAGGTGCAGGTGGTCGACTATCGCTTGCGCGATGGTTTCCTGACACGTCAGGAAACTATTGCCACCCGCGACTTAACTGTTCTCGATGCGATGTGGCAGGCGGCGCTTAACGACGCGGAGCAATCCGCCGGGAATAGCACTGCTAGTGGCACCCCAAATGGGCAGGCGGTCGTGCTGCAATCGAATATAGCGTCGATGCAAATGCAACTATGGGGAAGCGATGGACTCGGTTGGCGTCCGCCCGCTGCGGCTGCGAATTCAACAGCGGCCATTCTGGTGAATGGCGTAAGGATCAACCGCTGGACCGGACTGGAAATTGCTTTGCAGCCGCGTGATCGCGCTGGCAGCATGCTCAAGGCTTTTTTATTGGGAGCCGCATGA
- the gspK gene encoding type II secretion system minor pseudopilin GspK has translation MRRPLIARPATLCAQQGVAIVTALLLTTLAVTIVASLFWQQQVQVRSIENQRLQLQRDWIMRGALDWAKLILRAGGRQSTIDYLGQPWATPLADTRLDQYLEDGRSDGDAGDAILSGNIMDGQSRYNLSNLSANGANGVSIINPDELVVFKRLLVNVGVPVSLAVVVAQAIVAGQPPPVTLPLQPSLPGSTVVAGSATHSDNATLPIMQADDLLSLPGFTADMVGQLKDFIIVLPLTTPVNANTAPAEVLAACFATLTLTEANVLIASRRAAPFVDMQHLSAQMAQLFGKPFSSIANVGFSSVFFLVNGRLRMGRAALKTVSLIQRINNRNDSTIVWIREQ, from the coding sequence ATGAGACGGCCCTTGATAGCGCGACCCGCAACTCTCTGCGCGCAGCAGGGCGTTGCGATTGTCACGGCTTTGTTGCTGACGACATTAGCCGTCACCATCGTTGCCAGCCTGTTCTGGCAACAGCAGGTACAAGTCAGGTCGATTGAGAATCAGCGCTTGCAGTTGCAAAGAGACTGGATTATGCGTGGCGCACTCGATTGGGCAAAGTTGATTTTACGCGCCGGCGGTCGGCAATCCACCATTGATTATTTAGGCCAACCCTGGGCGACGCCGTTAGCCGATACGCGCCTGGATCAATATCTGGAAGATGGTCGTTCTGATGGCGATGCGGGTGATGCCATCCTGTCTGGCAACATTATGGATGGGCAATCGCGCTACAACTTAAGTAACCTCAGTGCGAACGGTGCAAACGGCGTCAGTATCATCAATCCGGATGAACTGGTGGTATTCAAACGCCTGTTGGTTAACGTCGGCGTACCGGTCAGTTTGGCCGTTGTGGTCGCGCAGGCCATCGTGGCCGGGCAACCGCCACCGGTAACGCTTCCACTTCAGCCATCGTTGCCAGGGTCCACGGTCGTGGCTGGATCGGCGACGCATTCCGATAACGCTACATTGCCAATCATGCAGGCCGACGACCTCTTGTCGTTACCCGGTTTTACAGCGGATATGGTCGGGCAGTTAAAAGATTTTATTATCGTGCTGCCGCTGACCACCCCGGTCAACGCTAACACGGCACCGGCTGAAGTGCTTGCGGCCTGTTTTGCAACGCTCACCCTAACGGAAGCGAATGTGCTGATTGCCAGTCGCCGTGCCGCACCGTTTGTTGATATGCAGCACTTGTCGGCGCAAATGGCACAATTATTTGGAAAACCATTTTCTTCGATTGCCAACGTCGGGTTTTCCAGTGTTTTCTTTTTAGTAAATGGACGCCTTCGGATGGGCCGTGCAGCACTCAAGACGGTGTCGTTGATACAGCGCATTAATAACCGTAACGACAGCACCATCGTGTGGATCAGAGAGCAATAA
- the gspL gene encoding type II secretion system protein GspL has translation MSTLFIRLPAKATFDLTTPMMMPDCRYALVSEQNRIERQGIAPLSDLAAQIAAAARVVLILAAADVSLLRMQVPPMSDSRLKMALPNLVEDQLLDDPLDCVIVTGRRRAVKLSRNDQHPVDNVPDNLRLIAVVQREWLLLIVKTLRALGAGNLHVFPAQLCLCLADPKLMVAAVTDHGGVIEVALRMAGEEGIGWLLSPVTGQSSEQTILDSLTAILAQQQVLLYVPEASLLAFRERGDTQVTIALDDWSHWIAGAQQLMREGGIDLMGGLTASAAGTEFRWRRWRWPIALAAALLMVNVVSLQVDWWRMRREASSLRAGMLQSYRAAYPKETVILDPIAQMQQKIALAESNNGRFSHDDFLLLLAGFGETWAALPQSVETKAIGALEYRDHHLLVHWKNIQNADAAEAPFKRALDAKLLTLTKPVDGVWQIGSRQ, from the coding sequence TTGAGTACCTTATTTATCAGATTGCCAGCGAAGGCCACGTTTGATCTTACGACGCCGATGATGATGCCGGATTGTCGGTATGCGCTCGTATCCGAACAAAATCGCATTGAGCGTCAGGGAATAGCTCCTTTGTCAGATCTTGCTGCCCAGATCGCTGCTGCAGCGCGGGTAGTGCTGATCCTGGCAGCGGCCGATGTCAGTCTGTTACGGATGCAAGTGCCGCCGATGTCGGATTCCAGGCTAAAGATGGCGTTGCCCAATCTGGTTGAAGACCAATTGCTGGACGATCCGCTTGACTGCGTCATTGTGACCGGCCGCAGACGCGCGGTTAAGCTTAGCCGTAATGATCAACACCCGGTTGATAATGTCCCGGATAACCTGCGCCTGATCGCGGTGGTGCAACGTGAGTGGTTATTACTAATCGTGAAGACGTTACGGGCACTCGGCGCTGGCAATCTGCATGTCTTTCCCGCGCAACTATGCCTTTGTCTGGCCGATCCGAAGCTGATGGTCGCGGCCGTCACCGATCACGGTGGCGTTATCGAGGTCGCGCTACGCATGGCGGGCGAGGAGGGGATCGGCTGGTTACTTTCTCCCGTCACCGGCCAGTCTTCAGAACAGACGATTTTGGATAGTCTGACAGCAATTTTGGCGCAGCAGCAGGTTCTGCTCTACGTGCCGGAAGCGAGTCTCCTGGCCTTTCGGGAACGCGGCGACACGCAGGTCACGATAGCGCTCGATGACTGGTCGCACTGGATTGCAGGTGCGCAACAACTAATGCGCGAGGGTGGCATCGATTTGATGGGCGGTTTGACGGCCTCCGCCGCCGGAACCGAATTCAGATGGCGGCGTTGGCGCTGGCCCATTGCGCTAGCCGCAGCATTGCTAATGGTGAACGTTGTCAGTTTACAAGTTGACTGGTGGCGCATGCGCCGCGAAGCCAGCAGTCTGCGCGCTGGCATGCTGCAAAGTTACCGTGCAGCCTATCCCAAAGAGACCGTAATCCTCGATCCGATTGCGCAAATGCAGCAAAAAATTGCCTTAGCCGAAAGCAATAACGGGCGTTTTTCGCATGACGATTTTCTGTTGCTTCTCGCTGGATTCGGTGAAACATGGGCTGCACTACCGCAAAGCGTTGAGACCAAAGCCATTGGGGCGCTCGAATATCGCGACCATCATTTATTAGTGCACTGGAAAAATATTCAAAATGCGGACGCCGCGGAAGCGCCCTTCAAGCGCGCCCTGGATGCGAAGCTACTGACGTTGACCAAGCCAGTGGACGGTGTCTGGCAAATTGGGAGCCGCCAATGA
- the gspM gene encoding type II secretion system protein GspM — MNSAFSPLRQPAGKIRVSALAYWSQRDQRERRLLASAGAFTLLVLVYLSLIQPALDGRARLQKDLPALRQQAADMQSLVERAALVAAQPAERVLAPLDKEAVQSALKNKGLTAQSVVMSGDTARVQMDAVDFAGLLDWLTNVQLTAHWQVVDASVNALNEATQVRKSVQPGNVNATVLLSQPRHQ; from the coding sequence ATGAATTCGGCATTCAGCCCATTACGCCAACCTGCCGGAAAAATACGCGTTTCCGCTCTCGCGTACTGGTCGCAACGGGATCAAAGGGAACGTCGCTTGCTGGCCTCGGCCGGGGCATTTACTTTACTGGTATTGGTCTATCTGTCGTTGATTCAACCGGCGTTAGATGGCAGGGCGCGCTTACAAAAAGATTTGCCCGCGCTGCGGCAACAAGCTGCCGACATGCAATCTCTGGTGGAGAGGGCAGCATTAGTGGCAGCCCAACCCGCTGAAAGGGTGCTCGCTCCACTTGATAAAGAGGCAGTCCAAAGCGCGTTAAAAAACAAAGGATTAACGGCGCAAAGTGTTGTGATGAGCGGTGATACCGCCAGGGTCCAGATGGATGCGGTGGACTTTGCCGGCCTGCTCGACTGGCTAACCAATGTCCAGCTCACAGCACATTGGCAGGTAGTGGACGCCAGCGTTAACGCGCTGAACGAAGCAACGCAAGTGCGCAAGAGTGTCCAACCCGGCAATGTGAACGCAACGGTTCTGCTATCGCAACCAAGGCACCAGTAG
- a CDS encoding type II secretion system protein N — MRQPTVVLMWVVAAVASVLTTVLFFFPAIWLAPLLESRTGGRITLGDPQGSLWHGSAFIAAAPSAKDALMPLIPGRFAWDLSPLILIGRVDATVENSPVLSQPVSIHGDWKAWTVSAASLSLPAERLTALGAPLNTLKFSGRLLLRWEQLALTRRIGGVDLDGAMTLELLEIASRLSPVKPLGSYRMRFDWHGRQAQLRLDTLGGSMLLSGKGTLQDGHLQFSGTADAAAGQEEKLATLLSLLGQYRQRNGRNVIGLEFKS; from the coding sequence ATGCGACAGCCAACCGTTGTGCTGATGTGGGTCGTAGCCGCGGTCGCGAGTGTACTGACAACGGTGCTGTTTTTTTTTCCGGCAATCTGGCTGGCTCCGCTATTGGAAAGCCGGACCGGCGGACGTATTACGCTAGGTGATCCGCAAGGATCGTTGTGGCATGGCTCGGCCTTTATCGCTGCTGCACCGAGCGCCAAGGATGCGCTGATGCCTTTGATACCCGGTCGGTTTGCATGGGATTTGTCGCCGCTCATCCTGATCGGGCGGGTGGATGCGACGGTGGAAAATTCACCTGTTTTATCGCAACCGGTCAGTATCCACGGGGACTGGAAAGCATGGACCGTGAGTGCAGCCAGCCTGTCTTTACCGGCGGAGCGGTTGACCGCGTTGGGGGCGCCACTGAACACGTTAAAATTTTCGGGACGGCTCCTGTTGCGCTGGGAACAATTGGCGCTGACGCGTCGCATCGGCGGTGTCGATCTGGACGGCGCGATGACATTGGAATTGCTGGAAATAGCATCACGCCTGTCGCCGGTCAAGCCTTTGGGCAGCTATCGTATGCGCTTTGACTGGCATGGCAGGCAAGCGCAATTGCGGTTAGACACATTAGGCGGATCAATGTTATTGAGCGGAAAGGGCACCTTACAAGACGGCCACCTACAGTTTTCTGGAACAGCAGACGCAGCGGCGGGACAGGAAGAAAAATTAGCTACCCTGCTGAGTTTATTGGGCCAGTATCGCCAGCGCAACGGCAGAAATGTTATCGGACTAGAGTTTAAATCATGA
- the gspD gene encoding type II secretion system secretin GspD: protein MINKKMHLAIPITFKARVETIRRSCHVVAAVTMLTFCAPTSAQPVGKVSGDALHQDGSNGQAVMNFMGADIESVIKAVGLFTGTTFIVDPRVKGTINLVSEKPMSKTRVFDLLASTLRLQGYVLVRGDGFVKVVPEADAKLQLAPIRAEGVRGDQIATQIFSLNYESATNILAVLRPLISPNNTINANPGNNTLVVTDYAANLQRLAKMIAVLDVPAVSDLDVVPVRYGVASDIAVMASKLLDAGSVASAGASGAGDSARIVIMADSRTNSVVIRAPSRGRANLAKSLIEKLDQPTTQIGNVHVVYLRNADAGRLARTLRSIVSFDTASASGGQALSSAGSGGTAGSMLQSTNGAQAGTASGISSSAFSSGAAPLSGSGAGSGSSTGSGGGSSAGYIQADETTNTLIITASEPVYRNVRSVIDQLDTRRAQVYVEALIVEVTDTAASEIGVQWLALSGDKNSAYRVGGGTGFMGTNTGITSGNLFNTAIGQLTAGTGTTTLPTLGSGLQLGVFRQIAGKIGLGALASALNSTTGGNVLSMPNLLTLDNEEARIVVGQNVPFVTGSYATTGGTTTNPFTTVERKDVGTALKIRPHISEGGTVRLEISQEVSAVVPSTAANQNGPTTTKRSLDTNVVIDDGEIIALGGLIGDDNEHNIQKVPLLGDLPFIGNLFKYQSGSRSKTNLMIFLRPTIIRNKEQNGIVVADRYDYMQNAQISVQPDKSILTDFGAAVMPKLEDGGPFVDLRSRQQRSQDRQPSVLTPGSATGPATAPDSGRTP from the coding sequence ATGATAAATAAAAAAATGCATCTCGCGATACCAATAACATTCAAAGCACGTGTTGAGACAATTCGACGTAGCTGTCACGTTGTCGCAGCCGTTACCATGCTGACCTTTTGTGCTCCCACTTCGGCGCAACCGGTCGGTAAGGTTTCCGGTGACGCTCTCCATCAGGATGGCAGCAACGGGCAGGCAGTGATGAATTTCATGGGCGCCGACATTGAGTCCGTTATCAAGGCTGTCGGCTTGTTTACCGGTACCACCTTCATCGTCGACCCTCGTGTCAAAGGGACCATTAACCTGGTATCGGAAAAGCCAATGAGCAAAACCAGGGTTTTTGATCTTCTCGCTTCGACGCTACGTTTGCAAGGATATGTACTGGTGCGTGGCGATGGCTTTGTCAAAGTTGTGCCGGAAGCTGACGCCAAGTTGCAACTCGCTCCGATCAGGGCGGAGGGCGTTAGAGGCGATCAGATTGCGACACAAATATTTTCATTGAATTACGAATCTGCAACCAATATTCTCGCCGTGTTGCGGCCATTGATTTCACCCAATAATACGATCAACGCCAATCCCGGGAACAACACACTGGTCGTCACGGACTATGCCGCAAATTTACAGCGGTTAGCAAAAATGATCGCGGTATTGGACGTGCCGGCAGTGAGCGACCTCGACGTGGTTCCGGTACGTTATGGTGTCGCCAGTGACATCGCGGTGATGGCAAGCAAATTGCTTGATGCCGGTTCCGTGGCATCCGCCGGTGCCTCAGGTGCTGGCGACAGTGCGCGCATTGTTATTATGGCCGATTCGAGAACCAATTCTGTGGTTATTCGCGCACCGTCGAGAGGGCGCGCCAACCTTGCCAAATCACTCATTGAAAAGCTCGATCAACCGACCACACAGATCGGCAATGTGCATGTGGTGTATCTGAGGAATGCTGACGCCGGGAGACTGGCCAGAACATTGCGGTCAATCGTTTCATTCGATACCGCATCTGCGTCCGGCGGTCAGGCACTTAGCAGCGCAGGGTCGGGCGGTACGGCAGGCAGCATGCTGCAAAGTACCAACGGTGCGCAGGCGGGTACAGCGTCTGGCATATCAAGCTCTGCGTTTTCCAGCGGCGCGGCGCCATTGTCCGGAAGCGGTGCAGGTTCCGGTTCCAGCACTGGTTCGGGCGGCGGGAGCAGCGCAGGTTATATCCAGGCAGATGAAACCACCAATACGCTGATCATCACAGCCAGCGAACCGGTCTATCGCAACGTTCGCAGTGTGATTGATCAGCTTGACACCCGGCGCGCGCAAGTCTACGTCGAAGCCTTGATCGTGGAGGTCACGGACACAGCGGCGAGCGAGATCGGGGTGCAGTGGCTGGCGCTGAGCGGCGACAAAAATAGCGCTTATCGGGTTGGCGGCGGTACTGGATTTATGGGTACCAACACGGGGATCACCAGCGGTAACCTGTTTAACACAGCCATAGGTCAGCTCACGGCGGGAACCGGTACAACCACATTACCAACTCTGGGCAGTGGTTTGCAACTCGGCGTGTTCCGCCAGATTGCCGGGAAGATCGGTCTCGGCGCGCTCGCCAGTGCGTTGAATTCGACGACTGGCGGAAACGTCCTTTCGATGCCTAATTTGCTAACCCTCGATAACGAAGAGGCGAGGATCGTGGTCGGGCAGAACGTCCCGTTTGTTACCGGCTCGTATGCGACGACCGGCGGAACCACGACCAATCCGTTCACCACGGTGGAGCGTAAAGACGTCGGTACGGCACTTAAAATAAGACCGCATATTTCCGAAGGTGGAACGGTACGTCTGGAGATTTCTCAAGAAGTATCGGCCGTGGTTCCCAGTACGGCCGCCAACCAAAATGGACCGACCACCACCAAACGTTCCCTGGATACCAATGTGGTGATAGACGACGGCGAAATCATCGCATTGGGTGGACTGATTGGTGACGACAACGAGCACAATATTCAGAAAGTGCCCTTGCTGGGAGATCTGCCATTTATAGGGAATCTTTTCAAATATCAATCCGGTTCACGCAGCAAAACCAATTTGATGATATTTCTGCGCCCCACCATTATTCGCAACAAAGAGCAGAATGGAATAGTGGTCGCCGACCGTTACGATTATATGCAGAATGCCCAAATCAGCGTGCAACCGGACAAAAGTATTTTGACCGATTTCGGTGCTGCGGTGATGCCAAAACTCGAGGATGGTGGGCCTTTCGTCGACTTGCGCTCTCGCCAGCAACGTTCGCAGGATAGGCAACCTTCGGTCCTCACGCCAGGGTCTGCTACCGGACCTGCGACGGCCCCGGATTCAGGCAGAACCCCTTAA
- the gspE gene encoding type II secretion system ATPase GspE — MNEGRIIQSHLLPYAFARNFSVLAQWSDAANGGENSGDNSGDNSGDNSGANGVELWISDATQPSAIAEVSRRFGRVRFRTMSRDALDAAIVKAYAGSGGDAAQVVDEFETDLDLTRLMQDMPAIEDLLESSDDAPVIRMINALLTQALREGASDIHIEPFEQISVVRFRIDGSLRDVVRPKKAVHASLISRIKIMAQLDIAEKRLPQDGRITLRVGGKPVDVRVSTLPTGHGERVVLRLLDKEAGRLDLHHLGMSDAVLPQFDRLIAQPHGIVLVTGPTGSGKTTTLYAALARLNTSSTNILTVEDPIEYELAGVGQTQVNARIDMSFAKALRAILRQDPDIIMIGEIRDLETAQIAIQASLTGHLVLATLHTNDSAAAVTRLLDMGIEPFLLSSSLLGVVAQRLLRKLCTHCRRQHEMLWHAVGCEHCGHTGYRGRVGIYELLPTTDEIQSLIHQRASEAEIQRVAQRDGMQTMRQDGERWLNEGITTQAELLRVTKE; from the coding sequence ATGAACGAGGGCAGAATAATCCAGTCGCACCTGTTACCTTACGCGTTCGCCCGCAATTTTTCAGTGCTGGCACAGTGGAGCGACGCTGCAAATGGCGGCGAAAATAGCGGTGATAACAGCGGTGATAACAGCGGTGATAACAGCGGTGCTAATGGTGTGGAATTATGGATCTCCGACGCCACCCAGCCAAGTGCGATTGCCGAAGTCAGTCGCCGCTTCGGCCGCGTCCGCTTTCGTACCATGTCGCGCGATGCGCTGGATGCCGCGATTGTGAAAGCCTATGCCGGATCGGGTGGTGATGCTGCACAAGTGGTAGACGAATTTGAAACCGATCTGGACCTCACACGACTGATGCAAGACATGCCCGCCATCGAGGATCTGCTTGAATCATCCGATGATGCGCCGGTGATCCGCATGATTAATGCATTGCTGACCCAAGCGTTGCGAGAGGGCGCATCTGATATTCACATCGAGCCATTCGAGCAGATTTCGGTGGTGCGTTTTCGTATCGATGGTAGTCTGCGTGACGTGGTCCGACCCAAAAAAGCCGTGCATGCTTCGCTGATTTCCCGGATCAAGATCATGGCGCAACTGGATATCGCGGAGAAGAGATTGCCCCAGGACGGCCGTATCACCTTGCGGGTCGGCGGAAAACCCGTCGACGTGCGGGTGTCGACCTTGCCCACCGGTCATGGCGAAAGGGTGGTACTGCGTTTATTGGATAAGGAGGCTGGTCGGCTCGATCTGCATCATCTCGGCATGAGCGACGCTGTGTTGCCTCAATTTGATCGCCTGATCGCCCAGCCGCACGGAATTGTACTCGTTACCGGGCCGACGGGTTCCGGAAAAACCACGACTTTGTACGCCGCGTTAGCGCGTCTCAATACCAGCAGTACGAATATTCTGACGGTGGAAGATCCTATCGAATATGAGCTTGCCGGGGTTGGACAGACGCAGGTGAATGCGCGCATCGACATGAGCTTTGCCAAAGCGCTGCGGGCAATTTTGCGACAAGATCCGGACATCATCATGATCGGCGAAATACGCGATCTGGAAACCGCACAGATTGCGATTCAGGCTTCCCTGACCGGGCATCTGGTATTGGCAACCTTGCATACCAATGATTCGGCCGCCGCCGTTACCCGTTTGCTGGATATGGGGATAGAACCCTTTTTGTTATCGTCTTCATTACTGGGCGTGGTGGCGCAGCGGCTGCTCAGAAAGCTATGCACGCATTGTCGCCGTCAGCATGAAATGTTATGGCACGCGGTCGGTTGCGAACACTGCGGCCATACTGGCTATCGCGGGCGCGTGGGGATCTACGAGTTATTGCCGACCACCGATGAAATTCAGTCGTTGATTCATCAGCGCGCTTCCGAAGCCGAGATCCAGCGGGTCGCCCAACGAGACGGCATGCAGACCATGCGTCAGGACGGGGAACGATGGCTTAACGAGGGCATCACGACCCAAGCCGAGTTGTTGCGCGTAACCAAAGAATAA
- the gspF gene encoding type II secretion system inner membrane protein GspF, with protein MAAFRYEAVDAGGSTTKGVVSADSAKLARAELRAQGLLPLKVDLIAQQDAAGKVHRRGFGEHLTTLEIALFTRQLASLLEASLPLEQALTALLEQAERTYQRDLIASVRSAVVGGSSLSDALASHPRDFAEIYRALVASGEQIGQLSRVLARLADYIERRNALLQKVKLAFTYPAIVTVVAFVIVIFLLTYVVPQIVSVFANTKQKLPLLTVLMLAISDFVRHYGWVVVLILIALFYGWRTALKNPATKLRWHAWLLRAPLYGKFERSLNTARFASTLAITTGSGVPILKALQTSRDTLSNVAMRQQVDTAATSVREGVGLARALAAHKYFPPMLIHMIRAGEVTGELPAMLDRAASSQEQDLERRAMTIAGLLEPALILAMGVVVLLIVLAVLMPIIEINQLVH; from the coding sequence ATGGCAGCATTTCGCTACGAAGCGGTGGATGCGGGCGGCAGCACAACCAAAGGCGTGGTTAGCGCCGACAGCGCAAAATTAGCGCGGGCCGAGCTGCGGGCGCAAGGGTTATTGCCTCTAAAGGTCGATTTGATTGCGCAGCAGGATGCCGCCGGGAAGGTTCACCGGCGTGGCTTTGGCGAACATTTAACGACGCTCGAGATTGCCTTGTTCACACGCCAGCTGGCGAGTCTGCTGGAAGCCAGTCTGCCGCTGGAACAAGCATTGACAGCATTGCTGGAGCAGGCCGAGCGCACCTATCAGCGTGATCTGATAGCCTCCGTTCGCTCGGCGGTGGTGGGTGGATCGTCATTGTCTGATGCGCTGGCAAGTCATCCGCGCGATTTTGCAGAAATTTATCGGGCGCTGGTGGCCTCCGGCGAACAGATCGGTCAGTTATCCCGCGTGCTAGCGCGGCTGGCGGATTACATTGAGCGGCGCAATGCGTTGCTGCAGAAGGTTAAGCTAGCATTTACCTATCCAGCGATTGTCACGGTGGTGGCCTTCGTTATCGTGATCTTTTTGCTGACCTATGTGGTACCGCAAATCGTCTCGGTGTTTGCCAACACCAAGCAAAAGTTACCATTATTAACCGTGCTAATGTTGGCGATTTCCGATTTTGTGAGGCATTACGGTTGGGTGGTGGTGCTGATATTAATTGCCCTGTTTTACGGTTGGCGTACCGCGCTGAAGAACCCGGCCACCAAGCTGCGTTGGCACGCGTGGTTGCTGCGTGCCCCGCTGTATGGAAAATTCGAGCGTAGTCTGAATACCGCCCGTTTTGCCAGTACGCTGGCGATTACGACCGGTTCCGGCGTCCCCATCCTGAAAGCCCTGCAAACCAGTCGGGATACGCTATCGAATGTCGCGATGCGACAACAGGTCGATACAGCCGCTACCAGTGTGCGAGAAGGAGTTGGGCTGGCGCGGGCGCTTGCGGCCCACAAGTACTTTCCGCCGATGTTGATACACATGATTCGGGCGGGGGAAGTCACCGGTGAGTTGCCCGCGATGCTGGACCGCGCCGCCAGTTCGCAGGAGCAGGATCTGGAGCGACGCGCAATGACCATCGCAGGCTTGCTGGAGCCGGCGCTGATTTTGGCGATGGGAGTAGTGGTGTTATTAATTGTGCTGGCGGTGCTGATGCCGATTATTGAAATCAACCAGCTAGTACACTGA
- a CDS encoding type II secretion system protein N translates to MKMFGKQGRRLPELLSLFLFMLLCACVAYWVMQLDKPTSRAVVALPQTENTQVDLTTASGLFGGRGTVTVASNYQLKGILVANNADDSVAIISADGQPSRAVREGKEYLPGTSLKEVHPTYVMLSEGGVLKRVTLPENLPPRLAPSTGFPIVTPAQAPAISFASAAIRQDTPVAAPTAPGLPVK, encoded by the coding sequence ATGAAAATGTTCGGCAAACAGGGTAGACGGTTACCGGAACTCCTCAGCCTGTTTTTATTTATGCTGCTGTGCGCCTGCGTTGCATATTGGGTGATGCAACTAGACAAGCCGACAAGTCGTGCGGTCGTCGCGCTGCCGCAGACGGAAAATACACAGGTCGATTTAACGACGGCGTCCGGCTTGTTTGGTGGTCGGGGCACCGTTACGGTTGCCAGCAATTATCAGTTAAAGGGAATCTTGGTGGCCAACAATGCCGACGACAGCGTAGCCATTATTAGCGCCGACGGTCAGCCCTCACGTGCGGTCAGGGAAGGCAAAGAATATCTACCCGGTACCAGCCTCAAAGAAGTGCATCCGACCTATGTGATGCTCTCCGAAGGAGGGGTATTAAAACGGGTAACCTTGCCAGAAAATCTGCCGCCAAGGCTGGCGCCATCGACTGGATTTCCAATAGTGACGCCAGCGCAGGCCCCCGCTATATCTTTTGCATCCGCAGCGATTCGTCAGGATACGCCGGTAGCAGCCCCGACTGCTCCTGGTCTCCCGGTTAAATGA